The following coding sequences lie in one Indicator indicator isolate 239-I01 chromosome 2, UM_Iind_1.1, whole genome shotgun sequence genomic window:
- the SIX3 gene encoding homeobox protein SIX3: MVFRSPLELYPTHFFLPNFAADPHHRSFLLASGGGGSGSGSGCSPGAGGGGGGSSRAPHEELSMFQLPTLNFSPEQVASVCETLEETGDIERLGRFLWSLPVAPGACEAINKHESILRARAVVAFHTGNFRDLYHILENHKFTKESHGKLQAMWLEAHYQEAEKLRGRPLGPVDKYRVRKKFPLPRTIWDGEQKTHCFKERTRSLLREWYLQDPYPNPSKKRELAQATGLTPTQVGNWFKNRRQRDRAAAAKNRLQHQAIGQSGMRSLAEPGCPTHSSAESPSTAASPTTSVSSLTERAETGTSILSVTSSDSECDV; the protein is encoded by the exons ATGGTGTTCAGGTCCCCGCTAGAGCTTTATCCCACCCATTTCTTCTTGCCAAACTTCGCCGCCGACCCGCACCACCGCTCCTTCCTTCTCgccagcggcggcggcggcagcggcagcggcTCGGGCTGCAGCCCCGGTGCCGGCGGCGGTGGAGGCGGCAGCTCCCGGGCACCCCACGAAGAGTTGTCAATGTTTCAGCTGCCCACACTCAACTTCTCCCCGGAGCAAGTGGCTAGCGTCTGCGAGACGCTGGAGGAGACTGGAGACAtagagaggctggggaggttcCTCTGGTCGCTGCCGGTGGCGCCGGGGGCATGCGAGGCCATCAACAAGCACGAGTCCATTCTCCGCGCCCGGGCGGTGGTGGCCTTCCACACGGGCAACTTCCGAGACCTCTACCACATCCTGGAGAACCACAAATTCACCAAGGAGTCCCACGGCAAGTTGCAGGCCATGTGGCTCGAAGCGCACTACCAGGAGGCCGAGAAGCTAAGGGGTCGCCCGCTGGGGCCGGTTGATAAATATagggtgaggaagaagtttccACTGCCCAGGACCATTTGGGATGGCGAGCAGAAGACGCACTGCTTCAAAGAGAGGACTCGCAGCCTCCTGAGGGAGTGGTACCTGCAGGACCCTTACCCCAACCCCAGCAAGAAAAGGGAACTGGCTCAGGCCACGGGGCTCACCCCCACGCAAGTAGGCAACTGGTTTAAAAACCGAAGGCAAAGAGACAGAGCAGCGGCGGCTAAAAACAG GCTCCAGCACCAGGCGATAGGACAGAGCGGCATGCGGTCGCTGGCAGAGCCCGGCTGCCCAACACACAGCTCGGCCGAGTCTCCGTCCACGGCGGCCAGCCCGACCACCAGTGTCTCCAGTTTGACAGAAAGAGCCGAGACAGGCACCTCCATCCTCTCGGTAACCTCCAGCGACTCGGAATGTGATGTATGA